The proteins below come from a single Myxocyprinus asiaticus isolate MX2 ecotype Aquarium Trade chromosome 28, UBuf_Myxa_2, whole genome shotgun sequence genomic window:
- the ppdpfb gene encoding pancreatic progenitor cell differentiation and proliferation factor B, translating into MAAIPASGSLVATHDYYRRRIGSTSSSSSCGSSEYSGEVIPHHPGLPKQDSGHWWSSFFFGKQNQPGMGTLTEEAQQKSGVMSVTNGQVTCVAREMVIRQASESSDGGKSEAGSSPHS; encoded by the exons ATGGCAGCCATCCCAGCTAGTGGTTCTCTTGTAGCCACTCATGACTACTACCGAA GGCGCATTGGCTCTACATCTAGTAGCAGCTCGTGTGGCAGTTCAGAGTATAGTGGGGAGGTTATTCCACATCATCcag GTCTGCCCAAACAGGACTCTGGCCACTGGTGGTCCAGTTTCTTCTTTGGGAAGCAGAACCAGCCTGGCATGGGAACTCTAACTGAGGAGGCTCAACAGAA GTCAGGGGTGATGAGCGTGACCAATGGACAGGTGACATGTGTTGCCCGGGAGATGGTGATAAGGCAGGCAAGCGAAAGTAGTGATGGAGGCAAGTCGGAGGCGGGGAGTTCTCCCCATTCCTGA